The following proteins are encoded in a genomic region of Sparus aurata chromosome 11, fSpaAur1.1, whole genome shotgun sequence:
- the lnp1 gene encoding leukemia NUP98 fusion partner 1 isoform X2 — protein MALRLLPAFAVDNDDDDDGNFTKWMSSYWGHGSESGHSRERKRSFRRPARTLADRRASLPTVSQLDAMKLNKLHVATMAPTPSHIKTREEKGEVRPHQRARRSSSDDNSRPKSAMENRITPIPELTESFERRLCFSDKRIMSLNEDDKLCLICHEDMRQSGGGVQELHCTHRFHKEAARRLEQCRPRSGSEALACQVRRLSDERRRSADEPIYMEKREEQYTPHRKLSLRKHR, from the exons ATGGCTCTGAGGCTCCTGCCTGCTTTCGCTGtggacaatgatgatgatgatgatggtaacTTTACAAAATGGATGAGCAGTTACTGGGGTCACGGATCCGAATCCGGACACTCCAGAGAAAGAAAACGCAGTTTCAGAAGACCTGCGAGAACCCTAGCTGACCGTAGAGCATCCCTCCCGACTGTG TCACAATTAGACGCCATGAAGTTAAACAAGCTCCATGTGGCGACAATGGCACCGACCCCGAGCCACATCAAAACCcgagaggagaagggggaggTCAGGCCCCACCAGAGAGCTCGTCGCTCCTCCTCAGATGACAACAGCCGCCCCAAGTCAGCCATGGAGAACCGCATCACCCCCATCCCAGAGCTCACCGAGTCGTTCGAGAGGAGACTTTGTTTCAGCGATAAGAGGATCATGTCTCTG AATGAAGACGACAAGTTGTGCCTGATCTGTCATGAGGACATGCGGCAGAGCGGAGGGGGCGTTCAAGAGCTGCACTGTACGCACCGCTTCCATAAAGAG GCGGCCAGGAGGTTAGAGCAGTGTCGGCCCCGCAGCGGCAGTGAAGCGTTGGCTTGTCAGGTGAGGAGGCTCtcggatgagaggaggaggtctGCAGACGAGCCCATCTAcatggagaagagagaggagcagtACACACCCCACCGTAAACTTTCCCTGCGGAAACATCGCTGA
- the lnp1 gene encoding leukemia NUP98 fusion partner 1 isoform X3, with amino-acid sequence MALRLLPAFAVDNDDDDDGNFTKWMSSYWGHGSESGHSRERKRSFRRPARTLADRRASLPTVVRTASIDGCMHVTVFSSQLDAMKLNKLHVATMAPTPSHIKTREEKGEVRPHQRARRSSSDDNSRPKSAMENRITPIPELTESFERRLCFSDKRIMSLNEDDKLCLICHEDMRQSGGGVQELHCTHRFHKECMEQWLWSKQMCPTCRDHVSMLKPLYCPSSRTKVP; translated from the exons ATGGCTCTGAGGCTCCTGCCTGCTTTCGCTGtggacaatgatgatgatgatgatggtaacTTTACAAAATGGATGAGCAGTTACTGGGGTCACGGATCCGAATCCGGACACTCCAGAGAAAGAAAACGCAGTTTCAGAAGACCTGCGAGAACCCTAGCTGACCGTAGAGCATCCCTCCCGACTGTGGTGAGGACCGCCAGCATTGACGGCTGCATGCATGTGACTGTGTTCAGT TCACAATTAGACGCCATGAAGTTAAACAAGCTCCATGTGGCGACAATGGCACCGACCCCGAGCCACATCAAAACCcgagaggagaagggggaggTCAGGCCCCACCAGAGAGCTCGTCGCTCCTCCTCAGATGACAACAGCCGCCCCAAGTCAGCCATGGAGAACCGCATCACCCCCATCCCAGAGCTCACCGAGTCGTTCGAGAGGAGACTTTGTTTCAGCGATAAGAGGATCATGTCTCTG AATGAAGACGACAAGTTGTGCCTGATCTGTCATGAGGACATGCGGCAGAGCGGAGGGGGCGTTCAAGAGCTGCACTGTACGCACCGCTTCCATAAAGAG TGCATGGAGCAGTGGCTGTGGAGTAAACAGATGTGTCCCACGTGCCGTGACCACGTGTCCATGCTGAAGCCCCTCTACTGTCCTTCATCCCGCACCAAAGTCCCATAA
- the tomm70a gene encoding mitochondrial import receptor subunit TOM70 yields MAASKPVEPQSGTGLPRWQLALLVGTPIVLGVGAVYLWNRSRTKERKDTGERKTPEGSASPVQGQDGAARASREQENMSPLDRAQAAKNKGNKYFKAGKYENAIQCYTEAIGLCPTEQKTDLSTFYQNRAAAYEQLMKWTEVVQDCSQAVELNPRYIKALFRRAKALEKLDNKKECLEDVTAVCILEAFQNQQSMLLADKVLKQLGKEKAKDKYKNREPMMPSPQFIKSYFSSFTDDIISQPLQKGEKKDEDKDKEGEAAEVTGSSGYLKAKQYMEEENYDKIISECTKEIESGGRYTAEALLLRATFYLLIGNATAAQPDLDRVINMHDANVKLRANALIKRGSMYMQQQQPMLSTQDFNMAAEIDTRNPDVYHHRGQLKILLDQVDEAVGDFDECILLRPDSALAQAQKCFALYRQAYTGNNPSQVQTAMDGFEDVIRRFPKCAEGYALYAQALTDQQQFGKADEMYDKCIELEPDNATTYVHKGLLQLQWKQDLDLGLELISKAIEIDNKCDFAYETMGTIEVQRGNLDKAIEMFNKAINLAKSEMEMAHLYSLCDAAYAQTEVARKYGLKPPTL; encoded by the exons ATGGCTGCTTCAAAGCCAGTCGAGCCGCAGTCCGGGACTGGACTACCCCGCTGGCAGCTGGCCCTGTTGGTCGGGACTCCCATAGTGCTGGGAGTGGGTGCGGTGTACCTGTGGAACCGGAGCAggacgaaggagaggaaagatACCGGGGAGCGGAAAACACCAGAAGGCAGCGCCAGTCCCGTGCAGGGCCAAGACGGCGCAGCACGAGCCAGCCGGGAGCAGGAGAACATG AGTCCTTTGGATCGGGCCCAAGCAGCAAAGAACAAGGGCAACAAGTACTTCAAGGCTGGGAAGTATGAGAACGCCATCCAGTGCTACACAGAGGCCATTGGACTGTGCCCCACAGAGCAGAAGACTGATTTATCAACGTTTTACcagaacagagcagcagcatACGAGCAGCTG ATGAAATGGACAGAAGTGGTACAGGACTGCTCTCAGGCCGTGGAACTGAATCCACGCTATATTAAGGCTCTGTTCAGAAGGGCCAAAGCTCTGGAAAAACTAGACAACAAGAAGGAGTGTCTAGAGG ACGTCACAGCCGTGTGTATTCTTGAGGCCTTCCAGAACCAACAGAGCATGCTGCTAGCAGACAAGGTTCTGAAACAACTGGGAAAAGAGAAGGCCAAAGACAAGTACAAG AACCGTGAACCGATGATGCCCTCTCCTCAGTTCATCAAATCCTACTTTAGCTCGTTCACCGATGACATCATCTCACAGCCCCTGCAGAAGGGGGAGAAGAAAGATGAAGACAAGGACAAGGAGGGCGAGGCAGCTGAGGTCACTGGAAG CTCTGGCTACCTGAAGGCAAAGCAGTacatggaggaggagaactacGACAAAATCATCAGTGAATGCACCAAGGAGATCGAGTCAGGCGGTCGATACACTGCCGAGGCCCTCCTGCTGCGCGCCACATTCTACCTGCTCATTGGTAACGCGACAGCTGCTCAGCCTGATCTGGACCGGGTTATCAACATGCACGACGCTAATGTGAAG CTACGAGCCAACGCTTTGATCAAGCGTGGCAGCATgtacatgcagcagcagcagcctatGCTGTCTACACAAGATTTCAACATGGCAGCCGAGATCGACACACGCAACCCTGATGTCTACCACCACAGGGGACAG CTGAAAATCCTACTGGACCAGGTGGACGAGGCAGTGGGAGACTTTGATGAGTGCATCCTGCTCAGGCCTGACTCTGCTCTCGCACAGGCACAGAAGTGCTTTGCTCTT TATAGACAAGCATATACTGGAAACAATCCGTCACAAGTACAGACAGCCATGGACGGCTTTGAGGACGTTATCAGACGGTTCCCCAAGTGTGCTGAGGGCTACGCTCTATATGCTCAG GCTCTGACTGATCAGCAGCAGTTTGGAAAAGCAGACGAAATGTATGACAAGTGTATTGAACTGGAACCAGACAACGCTACCACATATGTCCACAAGGG TTTGTTACAGCTCCAGTGGAAACAAGACCTTGACTTGGGTCTAGAGCTCATCAGCAAGGCCATCGAAATTGACAACAAATGTGACTTCGCCTATGAAACTATGGGAACCATCGAAGTTCAAAG GGGCAATCTGGATAAGGCAATAGAAATGTTCAACAAGGCAATTAACCTAGCCAAGTCAGAGATGGAGATGGCCCATTTGTACTCGTTATGTGACGCAGCGTACGCCCAGACTGAGGTGGCGAGGAAGTACGGGCTGAAACCTCCGACACTGTAA
- the lnp1 gene encoding leukemia NUP98 fusion partner 1 isoform X1, with protein MALRLLPAFAVDNDDDDDGNFTKWMSSYWGHGSESGHSRERKRSFRRPARTLADRRASLPTVVRTASIDGCMHVTVFSSQLDAMKLNKLHVATMAPTPSHIKTREEKGEVRPHQRARRSSSDDNSRPKSAMENRITPIPELTESFERRLCFSDKRIMSLNEDDKLCLICHEDMRQSGGGVQELHCTHRFHKEAARRLEQCRPRSGSEALACQVRRLSDERRRSADEPIYMEKREEQYTPHRKLSLRKHR; from the exons ATGGCTCTGAGGCTCCTGCCTGCTTTCGCTGtggacaatgatgatgatgatgatggtaacTTTACAAAATGGATGAGCAGTTACTGGGGTCACGGATCCGAATCCGGACACTCCAGAGAAAGAAAACGCAGTTTCAGAAGACCTGCGAGAACCCTAGCTGACCGTAGAGCATCCCTCCCGACTGTGGTGAGGACCGCCAGCATTGACGGCTGCATGCATGTGACTGTGTTCAGT TCACAATTAGACGCCATGAAGTTAAACAAGCTCCATGTGGCGACAATGGCACCGACCCCGAGCCACATCAAAACCcgagaggagaagggggaggTCAGGCCCCACCAGAGAGCTCGTCGCTCCTCCTCAGATGACAACAGCCGCCCCAAGTCAGCCATGGAGAACCGCATCACCCCCATCCCAGAGCTCACCGAGTCGTTCGAGAGGAGACTTTGTTTCAGCGATAAGAGGATCATGTCTCTG AATGAAGACGACAAGTTGTGCCTGATCTGTCATGAGGACATGCGGCAGAGCGGAGGGGGCGTTCAAGAGCTGCACTGTACGCACCGCTTCCATAAAGAG GCGGCCAGGAGGTTAGAGCAGTGTCGGCCCCGCAGCGGCAGTGAAGCGTTGGCTTGTCAGGTGAGGAGGCTCtcggatgagaggaggaggtctGCAGACGAGCCCATCTAcatggagaagagagaggagcagtACACACCCCACCGTAAACTTTCCCTGCGGAAACATCGCTGA